A section of the Anabaena cylindrica PCC 7122 genome encodes:
- a CDS encoding glycosyltransferase — MKVAIDIQALQTNNSRNRGIGRYTQSVIEALFNQQDAPNFELYANATLPEPFLNKSLFSYSSIYYPYIGSCTTNDLLLKTTLISSDADMIFVPSPMEGLDSTIPDYTKFTKKIFVICYDLIPLIFSDRYLNDDNMQSLYMRRLKNVQNADFIFAISESTRQDLIKYLNISPNKVLNVSGGVSPFFTPVQINEHYSWLKTFADKFGIHKKFILYTGGEDWRKNIEGLIHAFAKLPESFQENYQLVIACKVSDFFSQEISTLGIKLGVGKSLILTNYITDEELRALYSTCSLFVFPSFYEGFGLPLLEAISCGAPAIASNNSSLPEILGSPELLFDPHSSHDIARIMQTVLSNEEFRIKNTENAFQQAAQFSWQSVAEKMIGVFQEHQPLNKITIAFSRVKTPSNKPQIAFFSPFPPAKSGISDYSQDLLPSLQQYFNLDLYDDSYLLEADIANKLFPHTKFEERLDSQNYEGIIYQIGNSSYHCHMYSKLMRYPGIAVLHDYYLGGLINYMEIHTPEIGITLHQELEHSYGKDRAIEISNLIQQGKLNIQEKLPEEKIFLNRRIFTRSLGVVLHSKWAYNCAVRDFSNDNNHIVHIPHLVPKVTFKEKSLLEERQVLGIPIDSVIIAAFGFINLTKRPLQILRAFKKYLVEQPNAYLIFVGGTDYLGSIDIEYEIKKLGLKNQVKITGYVNMADFYRYIEISDICLNLRYPFKGESSGSLLRILSVGKPTIVTDIGSFSDFPDDVVFKIPQPHQSNEIDEILKALIFLTEKLEYRHSLSKNASEYIYREHSPERCARLYSEFIQQVLCSSQSKQKLLTDYVGRELAKIEANASETVLTNFAKIIGNE; from the coding sequence ATGAAAGTTGCAATTGATATTCAAGCCTTACAAACAAATAATTCTAGAAATAGAGGGATTGGGCGTTATACACAATCAGTCATAGAAGCTCTATTCAATCAGCAAGATGCTCCTAACTTTGAGTTATATGCCAATGCTACGCTACCAGAACCATTTTTGAATAAGAGTCTTTTTTCATATAGTTCTATATATTATCCATATATTGGCAGTTGTACAACTAATGATCTATTGCTAAAAACAACCTTAATATCATCTGATGCTGACATGATATTTGTCCCCAGTCCTATGGAGGGTTTAGATTCTACAATACCTGATTATACTAAGTTTACTAAAAAAATTTTTGTAATTTGCTATGATTTGATTCCACTTATATTTTCTGATAGATATTTAAACGATGACAATATGCAATCTCTTTATATGAGGAGATTAAAAAATGTACAGAATGCTGATTTTATATTTGCAATTTCTGAATCTACTCGCCAAGATTTAATCAAATATCTCAACATATCTCCTAACAAAGTTTTAAATGTTTCGGGTGGGGTTTCTCCGTTCTTTACCCCAGTCCAAATTAATGAGCATTACTCTTGGCTGAAAACTTTTGCTGATAAGTTTGGCATTCACAAGAAATTTATTCTCTATACAGGTGGTGAGGACTGGCGTAAGAATATTGAAGGATTAATTCATGCTTTCGCTAAATTACCTGAAAGTTTTCAAGAAAATTACCAATTAGTGATTGCTTGTAAAGTATCTGATTTCTTTTCTCAAGAAATTAGCACTTTAGGAATAAAATTAGGAGTAGGTAAATCCCTGATCTTAACAAATTATATTACAGATGAAGAACTAAGAGCTTTGTATTCAACTTGCTCTTTATTTGTCTTTCCTTCTTTTTATGAAGGTTTTGGTTTACCATTGCTGGAAGCTATTTCGTGTGGCGCACCAGCTATTGCAAGTAATAACTCATCTTTACCAGAAATTTTAGGCTCTCCGGAGCTACTGTTTGATCCACATTCATCTCATGATATTGCTAGGATTATGCAAACAGTTCTCTCTAATGAAGAATTTAGAATAAAAAATACAGAAAATGCTTTTCAACAAGCGGCTCAGTTTTCCTGGCAATCAGTGGCAGAAAAAATGATTGGCGTTTTTCAAGAACATCAGCCATTAAATAAGATAACTATTGCATTCAGTCGAGTTAAGACACCTAGTAACAAGCCTCAAATAGCTTTTTTCAGTCCTTTTCCGCCAGCTAAATCTGGTATTTCAGATTACAGTCAAGACCTTCTACCATCATTGCAACAATATTTTAATCTTGATTTGTATGATGATAGTTATTTACTGGAGGCTGATATAGCAAATAAATTATTCCCTCATACAAAATTTGAAGAACGGTTAGATTCGCAAAACTACGAAGGGATTATTTATCAGATAGGTAATAGTAGTTACCATTGTCATATGTACTCAAAATTAATGCGGTATCCCGGTATAGCTGTGTTACATGACTATTACTTGGGAGGACTCATTAATTATATGGAGATTCATACTCCAGAAATTGGAATAACCTTACACCAGGAGCTAGAACACAGTTATGGAAAAGATAGAGCTATAGAAATATCAAACTTAATTCAACAGGGAAAATTGAATATACAGGAAAAACTACCTGAAGAAAAAATTTTTTTAAATAGGAGAATTTTTACTAGGTCTTTAGGCGTAGTTTTACATAGTAAATGGGCTTATAATTGTGCAGTTAGAGATTTTAGTAATGATAATAATCATATTGTTCACATACCACATTTAGTTCCCAAAGTTACTTTTAAAGAGAAATCACTGCTAGAAGAACGTCAAGTGCTAGGAATTCCCATCGATAGTGTCATAATTGCTGCATTTGGATTTATTAATTTAACTAAACGTCCTCTGCAAATTCTGCGTGCTTTTAAAAAGTATTTAGTCGAGCAACCCAATGCCTATTTAATTTTTGTAGGTGGTACTGATTACCTTGGCTCAATTGATATAGAATACGAAATTAAAAAACTAGGTTTAAAGAATCAAGTAAAAATTACTGGATATGTAAATATGGCAGACTTTTACAGATATATAGAAATATCAGATATTTGCCTTAATTTAAGATATCCATTTAAAGGTGAAAGTTCAGGTTCACTTCTACGCATATTATCTGTTGGTAAGCCCACAATCGTCACAGATATAGGTTCATTCTCAGATTTTCCTGATGATGTGGTATTCAAAATTCCTCAGCCTCATCAAAGTAATGAAATTGATGAAATACTCAAAGCTTTAATTTTCTTGACTGAAAAACTGGAATATAGACATTCATTAAGCAAAAATGCCTCCGAGTATATTTATAGAGAACATTCTCCAGAAAGATGCGCTCGGTTATATTCTGAGTTTATTCAGCAAGTTTTATGTTCATCCCAATCCAAGCAAAAACTTCTTACTGATTACGTTGGTAGGGAATTAGCTAAGATTGAAGCCAATGCTTCTGAAACGGTGCTGACTAATTTTGCTAAAATTATTGGTAATGAATAA
- a CDS encoding class I SAM-dependent methyltransferase — MDSEKILERMKDIYQQSVSIENHGQNMQTDLQSQSSSDSNQSIHNRNSHFIEIDGNCLLFFNDIYTSKFSKFIKNILKKVAWPILKRQIYFNSAIRQLLYNLVQKSYEDSVKAREVNEKITQLEQTIEKLSTEIQYEDSVKARKVNEKITQLEQTIEKLSTEIQYEDSVKAREVNEKITQLEQIIEKLSTEIQTDNSNTNSFVASETAKMRSGLWFNEPIIIGYSGDGEAYWAVTNERIVEKTFVIHSLAHFCNSKKIELLDVGAAESLLSYELASFNYSVTAIDIRPIALSHPNLKFVKSDICQAVFSPASFDCVIALSTLEHLGLGWYGDEKINSYDLEAVKQINLLLKSEGIFILTVPYGRKAITPVHRIYDQESLQKLTQDFTVMQISYGVRKDSFTWTITENELEASVQEHNPDNYLPGAVAMLVCKKKS; from the coding sequence ATGGATTCCGAAAAAATACTAGAACGGATGAAAGATATCTATCAACAATCTGTCAGCATTGAAAATCATGGACAAAATATGCAAACAGACTTACAATCTCAATCATCTAGTGACAGTAATCAATCTATACATAATAGAAACAGTCACTTTATAGAAATAGATGGTAATTGCTTGTTATTTTTTAACGATATATACACCAGTAAGTTTAGCAAATTTATCAAGAACATACTGAAGAAAGTAGCATGGCCTATTTTAAAAAGACAGATTTATTTCAATTCTGCCATCAGACAGCTTTTATATAATCTAGTACAAAAAAGCTATGAAGATTCAGTGAAAGCTAGAGAGGTAAATGAAAAAATTACTCAACTTGAACAGACAATAGAAAAGCTATCTACTGAAATACAATATGAAGATTCAGTAAAAGCTAGAAAGGTAAATGAAAAAATTACTCAACTTGAACAGACAATAGAAAAGCTATCTACTGAAATACAATATGAAGATTCAGTAAAAGCTAGAGAGGTAAATGAAAAAATTACTCAACTTGAACAGATAATAGAAAAGCTATCTACTGAAATACAAACTGATAATAGTAACACGAATAGCTTTGTGGCTTCTGAAACAGCGAAGATGAGAAGTGGCTTATGGTTTAATGAACCGATAATTATTGGCTATAGCGGTGATGGTGAAGCTTATTGGGCTGTAACTAATGAAAGAATTGTAGAAAAAACATTTGTGATACATTCCCTAGCTCATTTTTGTAATTCTAAGAAAATAGAACTTCTAGATGTAGGAGCAGCCGAAAGTCTTTTATCATACGAATTGGCAAGTTTTAATTACTCAGTTACAGCAATAGATATTCGCCCTATAGCTTTATCTCATCCTAATTTAAAATTTGTTAAAAGTGATATTTGTCAGGCTGTATTTTCACCAGCTAGCTTCGATTGCGTAATTGCTTTATCTACGCTCGAACATCTCGGTTTGGGATGGTATGGGGATGAAAAAATAAATAGTTATGATCTTGAAGCTGTTAAACAAATCAATTTACTTTTAAAGTCAGAGGGTATATTTATACTCACAGTTCCCTATGGTAGAAAAGCTATAACACCAGTACATCGAATTTACGATCAAGAATCACTGCAAAAATTAACTCAAGATTTTACAGTGATGCAAATATCCTATGGAGTACGCAAAGATAGCTTTACATGGACTATCACTGAAAATGAGTTAGAAGCCTCAGTCCAAGAACATAACCCCGATAACTACCTTCCTGGTGCAGTAGCTATGTTGGTATGTAAAAAAAAATCTTAA
- the pyk gene encoding pyruvate kinase, with amino-acid sequence MQLRDSLRRTKIVATIGPATSSPEMLKAIIEAGATTLRLNFSHGTHADHQRSIRLIRQTAFELNRPVAILQDLQGPKIRLGKFENGSIILAKGDRFTLTNRPVVGTQEISCVTYDYLADEVPVGAKILLDDGRVEMVVEDINQDKGDLHCRITVPGKLSNNKGVNFPGVYLSIKAMTDKDREDLMFGLDQGVDWVALSFVRNPQDMIEIKELISSTGKNVPVIAKIEKHEAIEQMEEVLSLCDGVMVARGDLGVELPAEDVPILQKRLIATANRLGIPIITATQMLDSMVSNPRPTRAEVSDVANAILDGTDAVMLSNETAVGSFPVEAVATMARIAERIEQEETLNANSRQSRDKRRSIPNAISQAVGQIAENLGAAAIMTLTQTGATARNVSKFRPKTPILAITPHVNVARQLQMVWGVRPLLVLELPSTGQTFQAAINVAQEKNLLSEGDLVVMTAGTLQGVSGSTDLIKVEVVTAVLGQGIGLGQGSVSGRARVAHTAMDASNFNPGDILVASRTSVDFVEAIRKAGGIITEEESLSSHAAVIGLRLGVPVIVGVKEATKVIKDGAILTLDMQRGLVYSGAVGTP; translated from the coding sequence ATGCAATTAAGAGATTCTCTGCGCCGAACCAAAATTGTTGCTACTATTGGGCCTGCTACCAGCAGTCCAGAAATGCTGAAGGCAATTATTGAAGCGGGTGCAACAACACTGCGGCTAAACTTCTCCCACGGAACTCATGCTGACCATCAGCGTAGTATTCGCCTAATTCGGCAAACTGCTTTTGAACTCAATAGACCAGTAGCAATTCTCCAAGATTTGCAAGGGCCAAAAATTCGCTTGGGTAAGTTTGAAAATGGTTCTATAATTTTGGCGAAGGGCGATCGCTTCACCTTAACAAATCGTCCAGTTGTAGGAACCCAAGAAATCAGTTGCGTTACCTACGATTATTTAGCAGATGAAGTCCCCGTCGGTGCCAAAATCCTCCTCGATGATGGACGAGTGGAAATGGTCGTGGAAGACATTAACCAGGACAAAGGCGATTTGCATTGTCGCATTACTGTACCTGGTAAACTTTCTAACAACAAAGGTGTAAACTTTCCGGGAGTTTACTTATCAATTAAAGCTATGACCGACAAAGACCGCGAGGATCTGATGTTTGGTCTAGATCAAGGTGTAGACTGGGTAGCACTTTCCTTTGTCCGTAACCCCCAGGACATGATCGAAATCAAAGAGCTAATTTCTAGCACAGGCAAAAATGTCCCTGTAATTGCCAAAATTGAAAAGCACGAAGCCATTGAACAAATGGAAGAAGTTCTGTCTTTGTGTGACGGCGTAATGGTTGCTAGAGGTGACTTAGGCGTGGAACTACCAGCGGAAGATGTACCCATACTGCAAAAACGGCTAATTGCTACAGCCAACCGTTTGGGTATCCCCATTATTACCGCTACCCAAATGTTAGATAGCATGGTCAGCAACCCCCGTCCTACCCGTGCGGAAGTCTCCGATGTCGCAAACGCGATTTTAGACGGTACAGACGCGGTAATGCTCTCCAATGAAACTGCTGTTGGTAGTTTCCCGGTGGAAGCTGTAGCCACAATGGCCAGAATAGCAGAACGCATTGAACAGGAAGAAACCCTAAACGCTAACTCCCGTCAATCAAGAGATAAAAGGCGTTCTATTCCCAATGCTATTAGCCAAGCAGTTGGTCAAATTGCTGAAAATTTGGGCGCAGCGGCAATTATGACTTTGACTCAAACCGGTGCTACAGCCCGCAACGTTTCTAAATTTCGTCCCAAAACGCCAATTTTAGCCATCACACCCCATGTAAACGTAGCAAGGCAGTTGCAAATGGTCTGGGGAGTAAGACCGCTGTTGGTACTAGAACTACCTTCCACAGGTCAGACATTCCAAGCCGCTATAAATGTGGCTCAGGAGAAAAATCTCTTGAGTGAAGGTGATTTGGTAGTGATGACTGCTGGTACACTTCAGGGGGTTTCTGGGTCAACAGACTTGATTAAGGTGGAAGTGGTGACTGCTGTACTGGGTCAGGGCATTGGTCTAGGACAAGGTTCTGTCAGTGGTCGTGCCAGAGTAGCACATACTGCTATGGATGCAAGTAACTTTAACCCTGGAGATATTTTGGTCGCATCCCGCACTAGTGTAGATTTTGTGGAAGCGATTCGCAAAGCTGGGGGAATTATTACTGAAGAAGAAAGTCTCTCAAGTCATGCAGCCGTGATTGGTTTACGTCTCGGTGTACCAGTGATTGTCGGGGTGAAGGAAGCGACAAAGGTAATTAAAGATGGGGCAATTTTGACTTTAGATATGCAACGAGGTTTAGTTTACTCTGGGGCTGTGGGAACACCTTAA
- a CDS encoding glycosyltransferase family 4 protein → MNTINNSLSNQLIINLSILFSQPTGISNYALNLFPYLKSLQPTLLTAKKYSDFNCYPVPNNFTPADGIKGHLRRLMWTQFQLPKIYKNLKSQLLFSPIPEAPLYSNCRFIIMSHDMIPLRFPKPFSPLTPYHRYYTPQVFKQAQHIICNSEATAKDITDFYQVPTKKITPIPLAHDRTHFRFLNLPTSNYFLYIGRQDPYKNLQKLITSFAALPNKGDYELWLAGPTDKRYTPLLQAQVEELGITHRVKFLNYVPYSELPKIINQAIALVFPSLWEGFGFPVLEAMACGTPVITSNVSSLPEVAGDAAILINPHHPGEITAAMQAIINDSEMRKTLSQKGITRANQFSWEKTGQATVEVLSRYL, encoded by the coding sequence ATGAATACAATAAACAATTCACTCTCTAATCAATTAATCATAAATTTATCCATTCTTTTTTCTCAACCGACAGGCATCAGCAACTATGCGCTAAATTTATTTCCTTATTTAAAATCTCTCCAACCTACCCTATTAACAGCCAAAAAATATTCTGATTTCAACTGCTATCCAGTACCAAATAATTTTACTCCTGCTGACGGTATTAAAGGACATTTACGTCGGCTAATGTGGACACAATTTCAACTACCAAAAATCTATAAAAACCTTAAGTCTCAACTTTTATTCTCTCCAATACCAGAAGCACCCCTCTACAGCAACTGTCGTTTTATCATCATGTCTCACGACATGATACCGTTGCGCTTTCCCAAACCCTTTTCACCGTTGACACCATACCATCGTTACTACACTCCCCAAGTTTTTAAACAAGCACAACATATTATTTGTAACTCAGAAGCAACAGCTAAAGACATCACCGACTTTTACCAAGTTCCTACTAAGAAAATAACACCTATTCCCCTAGCACACGATCGCACTCACTTCCGCTTCCTCAACTTACCCACCAGTAATTACTTCCTATACATCGGTCGTCAAGACCCTTACAAAAACTTGCAGAAACTCATCACTTCCTTTGCCGCGCTACCCAACAAGGGAGACTATGAACTATGGTTAGCAGGACCTACCGATAAACGTTATACCCCATTATTGCAAGCGCAAGTTGAAGAACTGGGTATAACTCATCGCGTCAAATTCCTCAACTACGTACCTTATAGTGAACTACCAAAAATTATAAATCAAGCGATCGCACTCGTTTTCCCCAGTTTGTGGGAAGGCTTTGGTTTTCCTGTCCTGGAAGCAATGGCCTGTGGTACTCCCGTCATCACTTCCAATGTTTCCTCCCTTCCCGAAGTAGCTGGAGATGCGGCTATTCTCATTAATCCCCATCACCCAGGGGAAATCACAGCAGCAATGCAAGCAATAATCAACGATTCAGAAATGAGAAAAACACTTTCTCAAAAAGGTATCACCAGAGCAAATCAATTTAGTTGGGAAAAAACAGGACAAGCAACAGTAGAAGTATTATCCCGTTATTTATAA
- a CDS encoding glycosyltransferase family 4 protein — protein sequence MRIFIDCTHTAKHNYKNTGIHRVVRELTTELANISQNYQNIEVIDVMFDGKFITRVTNLHHQNYIHHHKNSLFDWMKNKKFQIFLNKVNNKILNYFSGILFWAYWFDLNSDNKFSLLEFEGHKILPGDIYVIADANWDLPKTYYKFLQILKKHDVIVAVICYDIIPMKFPEFCSQKLTKDFNNFYENYSNLFDQVLCISKNSADDYKNARSKGIVSNNNPNLIVKSFRLGCDYSSKISRSNLNDKNCNDNIKRLLTKKYILVVGSLVPHKNLKSVIEAFDLLVDSTHEQIYLLFAGNKGWDSKTDHLIESHRMHNNIIHILGSVTDFELNLLYQNCYCLVQASFYEGFGLPVVEALQHGKPVISSNGGSLPEIGGDFCIYFNPKEPIELYQALEKLVNSKTFYNELVTRIRNEYIPFSWEESAKQLLSLLSIQKN from the coding sequence ATGAGAATATTTATAGATTGTACTCATACGGCCAAGCACAATTATAAAAACACAGGAATACATCGAGTAGTACGTGAACTAACAACTGAGTTAGCCAATATTAGTCAGAATTATCAGAATATAGAAGTAATTGATGTTATGTTCGATGGTAAATTTATAACAAGAGTTACTAATTTGCATCACCAAAACTACATCCACCACCATAAAAATAGCTTATTCGACTGGATGAAAAATAAAAAATTCCAGATTTTTTTGAATAAGGTAAACAATAAAATTCTAAATTATTTTTCAGGCATATTATTTTGGGCTTACTGGTTTGATTTAAATTCTGACAATAAGTTTAGCCTTCTTGAATTTGAGGGTCATAAAATATTGCCTGGAGACATTTACGTTATAGCTGATGCAAACTGGGATTTACCTAAAACCTATTATAAATTTTTACAAATTTTGAAAAAGCATGATGTTATCGTTGCTGTAATATGTTATGATATTATACCAATGAAATTTCCAGAGTTTTGTTCTCAAAAATTGACTAAAGATTTCAATAATTTTTATGAAAATTACTCAAATTTATTTGATCAAGTTTTATGTATATCTAAAAATAGTGCTGATGACTATAAAAATGCGCGGTCTAAGGGAATAGTTTCTAATAATAACCCTAACTTGATTGTGAAAAGTTTTCGTTTAGGGTGTGACTACTCAAGCAAGATATCGAGAAGCAATCTGAATGATAAAAATTGTAATGATAATATCAAAAGATTATTAACAAAAAAATATATTTTGGTAGTTGGTAGTTTAGTTCCTCATAAAAATCTTAAATCCGTTATAGAAGCTTTTGATTTGTTAGTAGATTCTACGCATGAACAAATATATTTACTTTTTGCCGGTAACAAAGGATGGGATTCAAAAACTGATCATTTAATTGAATCTCATAGAATGCACAACAATATCATACATATCTTAGGCTCAGTAACTGACTTTGAGCTAAATCTTCTCTACCAAAACTGTTACTGTTTAGTACAAGCGTCTTTTTATGAAGGCTTTGGATTACCAGTTGTGGAAGCACTACAACATGGTAAACCTGTAATCTCAAGTAATGGTGGTTCTCTGCCAGAAATAGGTGGAGATTTTTGTATATACTTCAATCCTAAAGAACCAATAGAACTTTATCAAGCTTTAGAAAAATTGGTGAATTCAAAGACTTTCTACAATGAGTTAGTAACTCGTATTAGAAATGAGTATATTCCATTTTCATGGGAAGAATCAGCTAAACAATTGCTTTCCCTACTGTCTATACAGAAAAATTGA